tgtaccatGGATTATGAAGAGGCAGATTATCGAGCTGCttgcaaagaatataaaatttggcaCATCCTAGATCTCGACAGAGAAGAAgatttatcattaaaacatGGATCCATTACGCGTTTTCTTCGAGACAGAGAACTGAGCGTGCGAGGAACCGATAGACGTTTCATGAGACAGGCTAAAATCGAAATATGTCAACACTATGAGCATTGGCCTAgacatttgcaaaaaaaatttcttcgcGAGGTCAAGACAGATTATTTTACCAGACCAAACATTTTCCGATGTGAGTGGAATCATTACATTTGTCTAATAACCAATGGATAAATAGATGAATTTATTCGTAAATACGAGGATGTGATGAGCTTTCTCGTAACCATTCCTGTAGGTGTTAACGGACTGCAGGCTGAAATATTGGTTTTTTGATGAGAATCCTAACCGAGGACTTGCGTTTCCGGGCCAGAGTAAGTTAGACGTGTGTAGTTGCAAGCAGTGAATTGAGTGTAATAAGAGGTGTTGGAAAGCGTAGGAGAGGGTAGGATAGTCGGGTGGGAGCGAAAGAGAACGATAGAGAGAGTGTGGGTGGATAGGTGAGTGGAGAAAGTGAGGATAAGAGTGAGTTAACGTATTAATTAGGTGTCTCGGGGAATAACAGGGTTAAAGCAGGGAGCAGGTAGAGAGAAGACGTGCGTACGTGAGAGTGGGGGAGCAGGAGCGCCGCATAGTGACAGAGTAGGGAGGTAATATAGAGTTAAGGCGGGTTCAGTAGACGCGACAAAAATGGCGGATAGAGGCAGAAGCGACAGTTGCACTTCGGTTGATAGCATGAGAGGTAGCAAGAGAGTAGCTAGATCGCCGGCGGGAGAGGACGGAGAGGAATGGGATAGGAAATTAAGAGATTGGAAAGAGGAGATTGTTAGTAGCTTAAAGATGGTTAAATTAGAGATGAAGAAAGAACTGAAGGAGATTATGGAGGAGCAGGGTAGAAAGTTGAGAGAGGAGATAAATGcgttgaaaaaagaaattaatgatttCAAGGAAAGAGAATATAgatgggaaagagaaagaaaagagttaGTGGTGGAGCAGGAAGAgttaaagagaaagatagagaaaatagAAGTAGGAGGAGATAACGCAGTGGGAAAAAAGgtgaaagagatagagaggagGTTAGAGATGAAGGAAAGGGAGGACAGAAGGAAGAATCTATTAATTAAAGGTGTAGAGGTCAAGGAAGGGAGTAGGAAAGAGGCGGTGGAGAAGGTGTTCAGGGAGATAGGAGCAGAGGTGACTGTGAAGGGAGTTAGGAGAATAGGAGAGGGGAAcaaaaaagggagagagatgATATGGGTGAAGTTAGAGAGTGAAGAACAGAGGAAAGAAGAGTGGAGTAGGAAGAAGACGCTAAAAGGTAGGGAAGAAAGAATTTTGGAAGATTGGACTTGGAAGGAGAGGAGGATGAGAtggaggttagaaaaaatagcaAGAGTAGAAGAGGAAAAGGGAAATAGGGTATGGTTAGGATATGGAAGGATCAGGATAGGAGATTATTGGTGGAAGTGGGATGAAGAAGAGGAAGTCTTGAGGAATGAGAAAGGAGAGTTGAGGATAGAGGAAGGGGGGGAAGGGAATGTAGGAAGATTGTGAAGGGTAAGTCAAGAGAGGAGGAGTCGAGAGAAGCGAGGGTCttgaaaatagatttttggaATGTGGCAGGGCTGGGGAATAAAGATAAGGATTTTTgggataatttaaaagaatgggatgtaatgtttttatcaGAGACATGGGCGGACACAAGGGGTTGGGAAAAGATAAGAGACAGGGTACCAAAGGGTTATGAGTGGGGAGTACAGAAGGCTagtagaaaaaatagaaaaggtaGAGCAATGGGGGGAATGGTGGTAGGAATAAGAAAAGAGTTAAGTGATAGAGAAAGTAAAATAGTTGAATTAGGAGAAGGGTTAGTGTCGGTGGGAATTAAGATTGGAAAGGAAAGTTGGAGGATTGTAGGGGTGTATATAAAGGAGGAAGGTAGGGAAGGAGCTATGTAGTTACTGAGACAGATGATGGAATCAAAGGATGGAGAAGCGAAGGTGATTATTGGGGGCGATTTCAACGCGAGAACCGGTAGAGAAGGAGGAGGTTGGGGGGAGGATTCGGATGGCGATGAGGGGGAAGAGCAGACTAGGAGAATGTCCAAAGATAGTAAGGTAgataaagaaggaagaaagcTAATAGAACTGATAGGTGAATGTGGATGGGAAATATTAAATGGAAGGATGGTAGGAGATGAGGAAGGAGAGTATACGTATGTAGGAGCTAGGGGAAGCACTGTGATAGACTATATATTAGTAGATAGAGAGGCGaaagatagaataaaaaagatgaGGGTAATAGATAAGGTAGAGTCGGATCATTTTCCAGTAGTGGCAGAGGTGAGGAGTGAGGGGAGAGAGGTAATTGTAAGGAGGAGAGGCAGGGAGATAAGGGGAGTCTGGGATGAAGAGGGAAGGGAATTGTTCAGGAGAGTTTTGGAGGGGGAGATAGAGGAAAAATATGAACAGGAGGTAAATGAGGAGTGGGATAGGATGCGGAGTAAAATTAAGAATGCAATGGGgaagacggagagagagagaaggaaaggcaAGAAGGTAGAAAGAGGCTGGTGGGACGAAGAATGTGAGGGCGTGAAGCGGCAGGTGAGGAGGGAATTAAGGAGGTGGAGAAAAGGACTAGAGGATAGGAGTAAATATTTAGGGCTGAAAAGAGAATACAAAGTTCTTTgtgagaggaagaaagaggaggagaatAAGAAGTGGGAGAAAAAAGCAGAAGAGGCCAGGAATGAGAGTGAAGTGTGGGAGATAGTAAATAAGGataggagaaagaaaaagagggtCAACGAAGGAATAAGAATGGAGGAGTGGAAAAAGTACTTTATGTGTTTGTTAGGTGGAGTAGAGACAAGAGTGGTTAGAGGAGACGAGAGAAAGGATAGAGAGAGTGGTAGAAGAGAGGTGGAACAGGGTATAAGCAAGGAGGAGGTAAGAAAGGTGGTGAGTAAACTAAAAGTAGGAAAAGCGGGAGGAGTAGATGGTATTCCGAATGAGGTATGGAGGTGGGGGGGAGGAAGATTAGAGGAGTGGATAGGGGGTTTTTTGAATAGGGTATGGAGGGGAGAGGAATGGCCGGAGAATTGGAAAGAAGGAGTAGTAGTACCGATTGTTAAAAAGGGAGAGGGAAAGCAGGTGAAGGAGTATAGGGGAATAACGTTAATGCCCACGCTTTATAAGgtatatgcaaaaattttagcaGAAAGGTTAAATGAGGAGATTGAGGAGAAGGGAATAATCCCAGAAAATCAGACAGGTTTTAGGAATAAGAGAGGGacaatagataatatttttgtattgaacTACGTAGTAAATAGAAGTGTGGACAAAAAAGGAGGAAAATTAGTAGCGTTATTCGTAGATTTGAAGGCAGCATTTGATTCGGTGGATAGAGGGATTTTGATAAAGACGATGAGGGAGAGGGGGATTAGAGAAGGTTTAATAGAGAGAGTAGAAGGCTTACTAAGAGAAACGAAGAGTAGTTAGGGTTGGGGAGGAGACAGGGGAAGAGTTTTGGACGGGAAGGGGGGTAAGACAGGGTTGCCCACTGAGTCCGTTGTTGTTTAATCTATTGATCTCAGACTTAGAAGAAGTAATGGGGAGGGTCAAGTGGGGAGGGGTGAAGGTGGGAGGTGTAAAGGTGTGTACGTTAGCATATGCGGATGACTTGGTGTTAATAGCGGAAGACGAGGATCAGATGAGAAGTATGTTGGAAAGGCTAGAAAGATACTTGGATGAAAAGAACTTAGTTTTAAATGCAGAGAAGTCGAAAATAGTGAGGTTTAGAAAGGGAGGAGGTAGGGAGAGTAGAAGAAGTTGGTGGTGGAAAGGAAATAGGATAGAGGAGGTGAAAGAATTTTGCTATCTAGGGTATGTGTTCCAAAAAAACGGGGGGCAAGAAgcgcagataaaaaatagGGTGAGAAGAGCGGCGGCAATGATGGGTCAGGTTTGGGGAATCGGGAAGAGAAGGTACGGGGGTGATTGGGGAAGGAGGGTGTGGCTATTTGACAGGTTGGTATGGACGGTTATGGGATACGGGGTGGAAATTTGGAGTTGGAAGGAGAGAGACGGTATGGAGAAGCTAGAGGAGAGGTATCTGAGATGGATGCTAGGCTTGGATTGGCACACGCCGGGTTATATGGTAAGAGAGGAGATACTAAGGGATAAATTGAGAGGGAAAGCGGGAAGAAGGGCGTGGAAATATGAGAGGAGGTTAGAAGAGGGCGGAGGTAGCGAGTTGGCAAGAATGTGtttagaagaaataaagacGAGGTGTAGGACAAAAAAAGTAGGAAGTGGCTGGGAAAAGGAAAGAAGGAGTTTTTGGGAGGACAGGGGAGGGAATTTGGTAGAGTTAGGCgaggaaagagaggaggaTAGAGTAGAAGCGATATTTATTAAGGAGAGAAAAATGCAGAGAGAGGAAAGATGGGAGAGAATTGTAGGTTCAGAATATAATAGGTGGTATAAAATGGTGAAGGAGGAGGGCATACCAGGATACTTAAAAAAAGGGTGGGGAGAGAGCAGGTGGAGGAGAATTATAAGATGTAGATTGGGTAACGAGATGAGAGGCAATAAATattgggaggaggaggaaaagaaaagatgcAGATTATGTGGAGGTGGCGTAGAGACGTGGGAGCATGTATGGGAGGAGTGTAGAGATTGGGGTTTAGACAGAGACAGTTGGTAGGAGGTGGTAGGAAGAATTTTAGGGGCTGATGGGGAGGGAGAGAGTTGGATTAGAGAATTGatgagaaagagggaggggaTAGAGAGAGGCGACGATAGCATGAAGAGTGGAAAAATGGTTATTTAATTGAAGGAAGAGCAGAGGAAACGGAAGTCCACAGATAGgcgatgtgtgtgtgtgtgcgtaggAGGATAGGTTGTAGAGGCAGCAGCGGCTGCCAAAGCAACCAGGAATTAGATTTAAGATAGAAATAAGTTAGTTTAAGGTAGAATATGTATGTTGAGATTGTAAACCCCAAGGGGATTCAATAAAGTTCATTAATATGAGAATCCTAACCATTTAATGATGACATTCAGTGATGACATTACAGCATTCCAGAGAGCGGAGCGATATCATAAATTAACGTACTACGTCGCGTGCAAGTGCTTCGTAAAAGACTGTGATAGCTAAAAAGTgtcaaaaacattataaaaaagaatgtgGAATATTTCGAGCAAATGGAACGCGAGCTGTCAGAGCAAGCAAACAGAGTCGCTAACTTGGGCGAGTGTTTCATGTGGTTACAGCGATGCGACGAATTTATACAACAGCTTGGGGAACATAACCGCATCAAGCGTCCTCGGCTTGCCATCGGACAGAGACAATCGTTGGTTGCGAGGATCGCGCGACTCGAGAGTGAAAAAACGCTATTACAAAGACGTTTTGTGCATGTAGGCGGTAATTACGCGAGCACTAGTAATAACGCGGACAGACTTGTGTGGCGGGAAATAGATGCAGCGTTCGAGAATCGCATTCAGACAGGTGTGgtgataaatacaaactatatTAAACCGCGAACGTTTTTAGAAGATGCAGGTGGTATAGTGCTTGAGCGAGTACGGGACGCTCTAGAAAAACAATAGAGTCTTAAGAGTCTTAACAATGTATCGATCAATGTCTACGGGATCAAAAAGGAAATGGCGATGCTAAAGATTCTTCCGTTGCGGCTCTCAAACGATAAAAAAGAGAGGcatgtcaatttattatacttgcaAAATCTGCGCGAAGACAGCGTAGGTCATTTTGCCTGGATAAAAAATCTGCACCGCCTCGTCAGCTCCCAATTGAGCAAATATGAAcacaagaaatacatttgtgatcggtatgtatattgaaaagaatattcataatttagcaaaaagttgttaaaaatgttttctttatttttacaggtGCTTGCATTATTTTCCGTCTTGCGAGAGGCTGCAATCACACAATGTGGACTGTCAGACGATGAATGACTGTGCTATCACATTGTCCACCGAAGACGACAAATGGCTAAATTTCCGAAATATAAACCA
This DNA window, taken from Monomorium pharaonis isolate MP-MQ-018 chromosome 6, ASM1337386v2, whole genome shotgun sequence, encodes the following:
- the LOC118646210 gene encoding trichohyalin-like translates to MADRGRSDSCTSVDSMRGSKRVARSPAGEDGEEWDRKLRDWKEEIVSSLKMVKLEMKKELKEIMEEQGRKLREEINALKKEINDFKEREYRWERERKELVVEQEELKRKIEKIEVGGDNAVGKKVKEIERRLEMKEREDRRKNLLIKGVEVKEGSRKEAVEKVFREIGAEVTVKGVRRIGEGNKKGREMIWVKLESEEQRKEEWSRKKTLKGREERILEDWTWKERRMRWRLEKIARVEEEKGNRVWLGYGRIRIGDYWWKWDEEEEVLRNEKGELRIEEGGEGNVGRL